One Aegilops tauschii subsp. strangulata cultivar AL8/78 chromosome 7, Aet v6.0, whole genome shotgun sequence genomic window carries:
- the LOC109774151 gene encoding uncharacterized protein — MSIRRLGASDFRGVRERRSGAFSFEIWFREKRLILGTFDTAEEAARAHDAATWRLLRPRRDMNFPDVSSQRAQDLAPLPRLFTDEDRRVHRRRQRHLTIAEMDVEALVVWRERFPQDIVDERQFYKQRRLERGVRRRERAAYREDKCSRKQAAQLKLKLRETSGWDFEDEQHADAYIQTSEEDIIESESESDDWWSFLLSVYARTIYVSIFI; from the coding sequence ATGTCGATCCGCCGTCTGGGCGCTTCGGATTTTCGCGGAGTCCGCGAGCGccgctccggcgccttctccttCGAGATCTGGTTTCGCGAGAAACGTCTCATCCTCGGCACCTTCGACACCGCAGAGGAGGCGGCCCGCGCGCACGACGCGGCGACGTGGCGCCTCCTGAGGCCTCGTCGGGATATGAATTTTCCCGACGTGTCGAGCCAGCGGGCACAGGATCTGGCGCCTCTCCCGCGGCTtttcaccgacgaggatcgtcgtgtCCATCGGAGGCGGCAGCGTCACCTCaccatcgccgagatggacgtgGAAGCCTTGGTGGTGTGGCGCgaacgcttcccgcaggacatcgtCGACGAGCGCCAGTTCTACAAGCAAAGAAGGTTAGAGAGGGGCGTGAGGAGGAGGGAGCGAGCTGCCTATCGGGAGGACAAGTGTTCGCGGAAGCAGGCAGCTCAATTAAAACTGAAGCTACGAGAAACATCGGGTTGGGACTTTGAAGACGAGCAGCATGCTGACGCCTACATTCaaacgtcggaggaggacattatCGAGTCAGAGTCAGAAAGCGACGATTGGTGGTCTTTTCTTTTATCTGTGTATGCTAGAACTATCTATGTATCCATTTTTATCTGA